AAACTATAATTATTTATGGGGATGCGGATGATCTAAGAAATCGACCAATGGCTCCACAATGCACATatatattttaaaaaataaaatgtgTGTAAGTGGCATCTAAAATAACGGGGGCATGCTCAGCTTTTAACTCTCGGATCAAGAGAAAGATGGTGTGTATACCGAGGCTATAGGTGTTTATAGGGTGTGGATGCTCAAACAATGTAGCAATGGCTTCACATTGTACATGTATAAACATGTGCTCAGCTTTCTAACTGTTGGACCGAGATTATGTAATATAATTATATAAACCATTTATTAAGGACTTGGTTTTTTGAAACCTCAATAAAGACATGACATATAGTGGACACTGTCTTAGTAGTTTTATTTCAGCAATGGAGTAATCTAGTCACTCGCAAAAAAATTGATCCATTCACTTGCcaggatgagagagagagagagagagagagagtgttacACGTCTAGAGAGAGAAATGAGGGGCGGTCGGCCGTGTAAGGAAAAGGATGAAGCTTGCGAGGGAATCTGCAAAAGAGGAGGTAGCTAGCTAAAGGTGGCCCCCATCCGATCGATGAAAATCTCGAGGGGAGGACGACTACTGTGCCTCCTACCCCAGCCGACGACGATCGACCCAGAGGAAGAGAAAACCTACTTATAAGGGCAGCTGGCCGCCCGGTaaaggcagcagcagcagcctccTCCAACCAGCAGGAGCAGAGAAGAAGAAGCAAAGTGCGCGTCTTGCTCCTCCGCCGAAGCAGCTACCTACCaacctagctgctgctgctgccgccgtcgatcgCCGGGGTATGGCGCCGGTGGGTCTGCCGCCGGGTTTCCGGTTCCACCCGACGGACGAGGAGCTGGTGAACTACTACCTGAAGCGCAAGATCCACGGGCTCCACATCGAGCTCGACATCATCCCGGAGGTGGACCTCTACAAGTGCGAGCCCTGGGACCTCGCAGGTACAGTACGCACCACCGATCTCAGTTCGCATGTGATCTCGATCGCGTATGTGTTGTGAACTGATGCGAATTACAACGTACGTCCTCATGGCGTGCAGAGAAGTCGTTTTTGCCGAGCCGTGACCCGGAGTGGTACTTCTTCGGGCCGAGGGACCGCAAGTACCCCAACGGCTTCCGGACCAACCGGGCGACGCGGGCAGGGTACTGGAAGTCCACCGGCAAGGACCGGCGCGTCATGACGCAGCAGcaccacggcggcggaggagccggcggGGGCGCGCGGGCAATCGGGATGAAGAAGACGCTGGTGTACTACCGCGGACGCGCGCCGCAGGGGGTGCGCACCGACTGGGTGATGCACGAGTACCGCCTCGACGACAAGGACTCCGAGGACACCATCGCCATCCAGGTATGTATAATCACCTTCATTCTCTGAGTGACCTATCCCGTCATGCAAGGTGATCATGCATGCATGTCTAATCTTCTCCTTCCATGGATGCAATGGAAAGCTATTTAGCTAGGGCTTTGAGAAAAAATTGATCCTTTTCTTTTGTGCTGGCCGGGCAAAGAAAATTTTCTGCTTGCGTCTAAAATGAAAGGAAGACGTAAAATTTTCTGAGAGGATTACAACATGGCTTTTCTCCCGTCTGTAAAACGGTGTGGTAGTAGTATGGGTCACTTTGCTTTGCTCCAGCTACTACTCTGATGAGAGAGACAAACATGTAGGCCTCGCCTTGCTGTCCaaaaaatttaactaacaaaagtAAAAGCCGGGGCCTTAGCATTAGTAGTATTTGTTCGTTCTCCAGCTACGTTCTTTGTTCTAAGATAAGAGTAGTACGTACTCTGCGTGTTAACCATGCATGCTACGCTAcgttctctctttttttggggtgaGATTAGAGCAGTCTGCACTGATCATGAGACGCTAAAGGGCCTTAACCAAAGCTAGAGAGCAAAGCAAAGCAAGCCCTCATGCATCTTGGCGCGAGATAGCAGCTCGTGTcgagtcatggccatatgcatgtCGGCGTCCTCCCGCGCTTTCCGCTTTATTCCGTGCTGAATCCCATCATCATCCTCACACCCTTCTGATTTTTCCATGGCCGGCTAGTCTTCTTATTTCTTCTCCCGCTTTGCTTTGATAATCGATCGGCCTCTTTTTCTGATTAACAATCAACAAGAATGTATACAACACTATGATGGCACTCTGATGGATCAAATTGCCCAAAACCCAAGGCCTGTTGACTACTAATTGGCAGAAGTAACTGCACATGAGATAATCATGCATCAGTGTGTGCATAAACTTTCAAGAAAGTCTCGAGAAACCACAATAGCAGATGGATCTTGTTTTTGCTTTTTCCTGTCATGAGTTAATATACCATGCATGGTGGATGGATCAGGACACCTACGCGCTGTGCCGGGTCTTCAAGAAGAACGCCATCTGCGCCGAGGTGGAGGAGCTGCAGGAGGGGCAGTGCAGCATGGCACTGCTCGAGGGCGCCTGCCAGCAGCTGCTCGCCAGCAGCCGCACTGCCGGACAGGAGTACTACCAGACCCCGTCGCCCGACGTGCCCGCAGGGTCCACCTCCTGCGGTGCTGACGCCGACGCAGACGACGACGCTGACAAGGACGACTCCTGGATGCAGTTCATCTCCGAGGACGCCTGGTGCTCCAGCACCGCCGCCGAGGAGAGCACCTCCTGCGCCGGCTGATCATGCATGCGGCCGGAGAGCTTCTTCTGTCGGTGGAAATAATCCTCCTGATATATATACCtatatatttttcctttttctttttgtgaTCGGTGCTGCTGGCAATTTATCAATAATCACCGAGTGTTGAAGGTGAAAGATCAAGCAGTAATAAGGTATATATAATCCTTTTGGGTTCCATCTTCCAGCGTATTGCTGGGAGTTTGGGTAACCGATCGATCGATGCTGGCCTCAAGGTGAAGGCTGTAATCCTTCCTGGAGTTGAGCTCATAAGGAGGATTTATATTTATATGATGATGATAGGAACAATCAGACTACATTTGTGTTTTTCTTCTTCTGTTCATGCTTTCCTTGGTGTTCATATGTATTATTAAGCTTCTCGATTGGAGGcttttttttctcctcttcctgTGAAAAAAGAAAGAGTGAGGCTATGCCATTCCATAGCATATATAGTTGTTGTGTGCCTCCCTATATGTCAATAGAATTGAACAAAAATGTAACTGCTTGTACCTGACTGCTCAATTTGCATCAATCTGCTCCAAACCTGGCACCTGGTTCTTATTGCCTCAGTAAATCCATTATTCGTATGTTTATCaataaataagaaaataaaattgcaaCTAAATTATGATTTTTGGCAACCACATTTGTGCCGTAATTGTTTACATGTATTACTTTAGTAAATAGGCCAagcatatagatatgaaaaaacATTCTTTATACTTCATGACTCATAAAATAGAAATCTCACAGTAAACCATTTTACTTTTTTTAAATATATATCTTCAAATGCTGAAAATCTACCTTTTTTAGTATATCACATGCAAAGCACTATATCCTGTAAACATGGAAAATCCTATGCAACAGGTTCCGTTACATGCTTGGATTGCAAGGCATGCATCAGTACTGACGAAGAAGCTTAATTGAACACTTCTGTGCACCAAAGCGTTGAAGGAATACTATTCTAGATCAGAGGCTACCACATGCTGTTGCCAGTAGCCCTAGAATGTCAATTAGAATCCATCTCAAGTCAATAAATATAAGCCCAGAGCAGCTTTGTACTCTCAGTAAACATACAGGTCTATGACTGTATTTTTCACAAAACCGTGTACTGCAACAAAGTATTACCCGAGTGGTGCTCCAATAACATCTCTTTTTACCACATGGCCAGGAAAGCTTCTATGCAGATCTCAGGCGAAAACAGTAATGATTTATCATCTTTCTGGGCATCGTTCCGGCCTCACTGGTACCAGAGAAGACAGAACTAAAGTTCTGCAGTCTACCTTATCGTGTCTTCACCGTGAATCTTCGCTGCAAGCGTGTTGCCTCTGAATCTTTTTCAGAATGGCCCAGCAGGTCAATAGTACCCTTGAACCGTTTCGCCGTTTGGATAGTCACACCAACTGCAAAGTAATTTGCAAATCTACATTTAGAAACAGAATTTGCTTTAGACCACATGCATCTGAAGGCGATGCCCTTCTTTTCATGTAGAGAATTGGGTAAGGCCACTCGCTGGCCTCTTTACATGAGATGCCATCTGCTTCGTTGGCATTGTAGTGTTGGAGGAGTTTAGGAGAAAATAACAGCCAGTTTTTTAACGGATCATTTATCCCCTtcaaaataaggttgcagtacacaTAAATATTTCTTGCGTTAAGACTGATCATTTGATCTTACTAATCGAACGGCTTCCATTCAAGAAAGAGAGGATCTAGATCATTGCCGTTAATTTCTTTGAACACAAGGAGCTTTCTAATCAACTTATGCTTCTGGAGGCATTTGTATGCTCAACTAGAAATGTGATGATCGAATGCACTCAATTACTCCTTTGTCAGAATCTAAAGCTAAAAGTTTTGTCTGATCTAGATGGCTGAATGGCTAGCAATGCAAGCTCATTGACACTATAGGGCCTCATGGCTACATGAACCTTTCCTTTTCCTTTCTGAAACTTTCTGTTTTACAATGCTGATCCCAAGACAGATGCATGTGGCATAGCTCCCTACCCTTGTCTTTAGTCCTCTTCTTCTCTACGACACTTCAAAGAGGCTAAGCTTGTGAGGCACAAAAACAAGTTCAGTGGGCAAAAGAACATGATCTAATGCAAGGTCCAGGCAGGCGGCATCGTGACAACTTTCTCATGCTGGTACAGCGCCCCTCCACGACCTACCAGCATTGGAGATCATAAAAGTGTGTTATCCAGATAAAAAACAGAACAAAAGTCGGCTCCGTTAAAAGAAATGAAAAGAAGATCCTTCGGTGCTGTAAGACGTCCAGAGCCTGCTTGTGTGAGAATCCTGGAAAGAGAGACACGGCTACTTGTAGGGCAGGCTTTGAATCATTTCACGAAGGGGCTAAAGAGCGCAGCAGCTGGACACGGTAGGGAAAGACAAAGGGGAAAGACAAAGAGAAAGATCGGCAACAAAGGAGGAGGCGAACCAGGAGATCATGGCGCCGGTTGGTCTCCCCCCAGGCTTTAGGTTTCATCCAACTGATGAGGAGCTTGTGAACTATTACCTCAAGAGGAAGGTCCATGGCCAGAGCATCGAACTCGACATCATCCCAGAGGTAGACCTCTACAAGTGTGAGCCTTGGGAGCTAGCAGGTAACCTGAAAAATTAAACTCTGTTGTGTTGTTCATCCTGTTGTCTAACTACTGCTGAGTCCTGATTGAACTTGGGATATGTTCTTTGTTTCGGAAGAGAAATCGTTCCTGCCCAGTAGAGACCCTGAGTGGTACTTCTTTGGGCCAAGGGATAGGAAGTATCCAAATGGATGCCGGACGAACCGAGCAACTCGGGCAGGATACTGGAAATCGACCGGCAAAGATCGATCCATCAACTACCAGAAGAGGTCAATCGGTATGAAGAAGACATTAGTCTTCTACCAAGGCCGAGCTCCTCAGGGGATCAGGAGCAACTGGGTCATGCATGAGTACCGCATCGAGGAAAGCGAATGCAACAACACCATGGGGGTTCAGGTTACTCCTTCATTCTCCTCTCCTCACTTTCAGTATCAGTTAAATCATTGTGTTTCTGCTACATTTAGTGAGCTCAGGATGCAGTTCATAGTACTAAAATCCAGCCAATCTTGTAGTAATCATACCTTGGAAATATGCAGGATTTTAGAGATATTGTCTTGCTAAAATAATTTTGTTTTTATTATAAACAGCAAAAATAAAATTGACAATAAAAGAGGGAAAAATTAGCTAGGGCATACGCAATTCAGGAAAACTACGTTGTTTATGCATGGAGTGCATGAAAAGCTAGGGTTCTTATCTCTTTTTCCCCGGCCCATATCCATCAGCATAAAGTATTCCTTGCTTCCATAGACCATAGATACTTTACAAAGTACAGCAGAAGTTCTTCTAATGGGGTCACACATGGTGCACTTTTTTTGGTACACTTGATAAGACAAATGTAACATCCAATCCTTGGTTTCTGAATTGAAACCATACTGTGTGACTGCATAAGGGGTGCCACCACCGCCTCATGATGCAGGGTACACATAATCTAGGTCTTTTGCATGTTGATGCTACCTTAAAGCTTAGACATCCTTCGGTGTGGCCCAGTGCTGTGTCGGTGGCTTTGCACTTTATTCTCCATGTCCCACTCCTACTTTACTTGGTAGTAAAACTGAACATAAACTTCTGATCCCATGTAAACTGTAGATTAGATGGGAGAGCAGAGCACAGCAAACTTGCTAGCTAAAAATTGTGCATACTGGGCCATCCTTTTCACATTTCTGTGACTGTTTATACAGTAATAGTGTAGTACTATTCAGAGTTTGTGCATCGCTTCATGTGACAACTAAATTTGGTTACATTTGGTCCAAACGTAACACACCAAATACCCCACAAAAAACTCTTCATAAGTGTGGATGGTTGATCATATTCTAATAGACTATTGGGTAGCAGCATACTACAGTCAGCACTGAACTTGCATATCATTTCCTGCTGCACATAATGCTGAATTCTCTGGAGATTCATTTCCAAAGATTGGTAATAAACAAGGTTTATTTAGCTAGAAACCCAGAATTCTATCATGAAAAGCCAAGAGTAGCTAATGATAAGCCCTACAAAAGAGAACAAGAAAAAAAGCAGGATGCGAACCCCGATCCAGCACATGTATGAACATAGAACGTTATTTGAACGTATAGATATAGCACATGTACCAGAGCAGCAAAGTCCCCAACACAATGAAGCAGCAGCATCTACACGGTTTATAAGTTTGAAGATGCAAGTGTAAAACAGATATTCTATTATTAGAACGCAAATAACTAATTGTGAGTCTTAtagaaaaaaattaagaaaaatagaaaacagaccCCAATCCACCGCACATAAACATAGAAGGGCATTCAAATGTATAGATATAGCACATTAGCACATGTAACAAAGCAGGAAAAGTCCCCAAAATAATGAAGCAGCGTCATCGACACAGTTTAAGTTTGCAGCTGTAAATTGTTCAGTAAAGCAGAAAGGTTAGAATGGCATTAATTTTACATCCATATGATTCAAATTATAAGGGCATAACGTTATTTGAGCAGCAAAATGCCCTGGCATAATGAAGAAGCATAACTGACACAGTTTAAGTATACAGTTGTATATCATTCAGTAAAGCAGAAAGGTTAGCATGGCATTAATTTTACATCCATATGATTCAAATTATAAAGATATAACGTTAGTTCAGCTTTTAGATATAGCACAGCAAAATTCCCCGGCATAAGAAAGAAGCATCATTGACACAGTTTAAGTATGCAGCTGTGTATTGTTCAATAAAGCAGAAAGGTTAGCATGGAATTAATTTTCCATCCATGTGGAACATAAGAGACAGTTTGTTCCATGTGAAAGCAAAAAAAAGGGGAATGAGGttttgttgttcatctttcttgtTCTTTTACAGGACTCCTATGCGCTATGTCGGGTTTTCAAGAAAAATGTGCCGGCTGGTGAATTTGAAAAACAAGGGGAATGCAGCTCATCACAGGCTAAAGCAAATCAAGAACAGGTTACAGACTTCGAGGATGCTGGAGAGTCCTCAACTGCAAACGAGAATGACAAAGACAAT
This window of the Triticum aestivum cultivar Chinese Spring chromosome 5D, IWGSC CS RefSeq v2.1, whole genome shotgun sequence genome carries:
- the LOC123125403 gene encoding NAC domain-containing protein 86, producing MAPVGLPPGFRFHPTDEELVNYYLKRKIHGLHIELDIIPEVDLYKCEPWDLAEKSFLPSRDPEWYFFGPRDRKYPNGFRTNRATRAGYWKSTGKDRRVMTQQHHGGGGAGGGARAIGMKKTLVYYRGRAPQGVRTDWVMHEYRLDDKDSEDTIAIQDTYALCRVFKKNAICAEVEELQEGQCSMALLEGACQQLLASSRTAGQEYYQTPSPDVPAGSTSCGADADADDDADKDDSWMQFISEDAWCSSTAAEESTSCAG
- the LOC123122542 gene encoding NAC domain-containing protein 86, which produces MAPVGLPPGFRFHPTDEELVNYYLKRKVHGQSIELDIIPEVDLYKCEPWELAEKSFLPSRDPEWYFFGPRDRKYPNGCRTNRATRAGYWKSTGKDRSINYQKRSIGMKKTLVFYQGRAPQGIRSNWVMHEYRIEESECNNTMGVQDSYALCRVFKKNVPAGEFEKQGECSSSQAKANQEQVTDFEDAGESSTANENDKDNSWMQFIVEDLWCSNKTK